A stretch of the Gracilinanus agilis isolate LMUSP501 chromosome 4, AgileGrace, whole genome shotgun sequence genome encodes the following:
- the OMG gene encoding oligodendrocyte-myelin glycoprotein: MEYQILKMSPCLLVLLLLIPGVLCICPHQCTCSEKHRRVDCSGRNLTLLPPGLQENIVHLNLSSNLFTDLHNQLTQYTNLRTLDVSNNMLERLPEQLPRSLWEMYATNNAIKLLDKSDTAYQWNLQRLDVSQNMLERVVLIKNTLSSLKFLNLSSNKLWTVPTNMPSNIQTVDLSNNSLTQILPGTLVKLINLTHLYLHNNKFTYIPDRAFDQLSQLRVITLYNNRWACDDKQNVTYLLKWVLETTAEVIGSPCSNTTMPWQNHTEQSTLSAIPSSMFTVSSTQATDAISSLGLETQHKVTKIPKQYRTRESTLSATLSKSVVLTSTDKPLVLYPEDLPTGKTNSHEAAAATLTIHIQNATVLNTSFKSSTKSSTTPMTLSITSGMPSSFSEIAQQSTTLTLRREETTTNAFNTRLLSTASIWKVHVSHVLMINIIVIMIMLIG, from the coding sequence ATGGAATATCAGATATTGAAAATGTCTCCCTGCCTGCTTGTCCTCCTGCTTCTCATCCCCGGCGTTCTGTGTATCTGTCCTCACCAATGTACATGCTCCGAAAAGCACAGGCGTGTGGACTGTTCAGGCAGAAACTTGACTCTCTTGCCACCTGGGCTCCAAGAGAACATTGTCCACTTAAACCTGTCTTCTAACCTCTTTACTGATCTTCACAACCAACTCACTCAATACACCAACCTGAGGACCCTCGATGTGTCGAACAACATGCTGGAGCGCCTCCCAGAGCAGCTGCCCAGGTCACTCTGGGAAATGTATGCCACCAACAATGCCATCAAACTTCTTGACAAGTCGGATACTGCTTATCAATGGAACCTTCAGCGCCTTGATGTTTCTCAGAATATGCTAGAAAGGGTTGTTCTCATAAAAAATACCCTCAGCAGCCTCAAGTTTCTCAACCTTagtagtaacaaactctggacAGTCCCAACTAACATGCCTTCCAACATACAGACGGTGGACTTATCCAACAATTCTCTGACACAAATTCTCCCAGGGACATTAGTAAAGCTGATAAATCTCACCCATCTTTACCTACACAACAATAAGTTCACGTACATTCCTGATCGAGCCTTTGACCAGCTATCTCAGCTGCGAGTAATAACTCTGTACAACAATCGATGGGCATGCGATGACAAACAAAATGTCACTTATTTACTGAAATGGGTATTGGAGACAACAGCAGAGGTGATTGGGTCTCCATGTTCCAATACTACAATGCCCTGGCAGAATCACACGGAACAATCTACCCTTTCTGCAATTCCCTCCAGTATGTTCACTGTCAGTAGCACACAGGCCACGGATGCCATTAGCTCCTTGGGTCTAGAAACGCAACATAAGGTGACCAAAATACCCAAACAATATCGAACAAGGGAGTCCACATTAAGTGCCACACTGAGCAAAAGTGTAGTCCTTACAAGCACTGATAAGCCTTTGGTTCTCTACCCAGAAGACCTGCCCACGGGAAAGACAAATTCCCACGAGGCAGCAGCTGCAACACTGACCATTCACATCCAAAACGCAACGGTCTTAAACACGAGCTTCAAGAGCTCAACAAAATCCTCCACCACTCCCATGACCCTCAGCATCACTAGTGGTATGCCAAGCAGCTTTTCCGAAATAGCTCAGCAAAGCACAACTCTTACCTTAAGGAGAGAGGAGACAACCACCAATGCTTTTAATACTCGCTTACTTTCCACAGCAAGTATTTGGAAAGTCCATGTGTCGCATGTCTTAATGATCAATATCATTGTAATAATGATCATGCTGATTGGCTGA
- the EVI2B gene encoding protein EVI2B, translating into MDLKHFIIMFLCGYLKIPNLAKTQAYSTASPLTSPFKSSVLDTTANFGKGIEKPLNQQPINTPSAQPPPSPTSSPRGQPPLPTVLDTSGQPPLSLIPTTSGQTPVPPVLKSTIQPTASPAHNPTRQPPGPPVPSFSGQPPASPIPNSFSQSPRPHVHYSLSQSPETPVSNSTRQSPESSVPNSTRQPSVAPVPSFSKKPPESSVPSSNKQSASIVVTPGFIEEENNDPIKKKPPSSSASSIAGVLIGTILTFMIVAIVVIVLWKCFRKPILHDQNWAGRSPFADGETPDLCVDYSRENRKSIKRSSIVSLEIWKPNKSMLLADDLDVKLFESSENLEECPKSDTEKMKDPPNGISEDSTDRSTIGTAISSSEETELNPAPALPALEEPGNQNPDSSNMPLSDFSHLPPPVDSLDSEVRPPLPDSFTLPPPPEDLLNSQEEYSTKSPNSVSSTLETQFPIPPDSSQQALDESLPPPPTELL; encoded by the coding sequence ATGGATCTCAAGCATTTCATCATAATGTTCCTCTGTGGCTACTTGAAAATCCCAAATCTAGCAAAAACCCAGGCATACTCCACAGCCTCACCTCTGACTAGTCCTTTTAAATCATCAGTGTTGGATACAACAGCTAATTTtggaaaaggaatagagaagCCTCTCAATCAACAACCCATCAACACTCCATCAGCACAACCACCACCATCACCGACCTCCAGCCCTCGTGGGCAACCACCACTGCCAACTGTTCTTGACACCTCTGGACAGCCACCATTGTCATTGATCCCTACGACTTCTGGTCAAACACCAGTGCCACCTGTCCTCAAGTCCACCATTCAACCAACGGCATCACCTGCCCACAATCCCACCAGGCAACCGCCAGGACCACCTGTCCCCAGCTTCTCTGGGCAACCACCAGCATCACCCATCCCAAATTCCTTCAGTCAATCACCAAGACCACATGTTCACTACTCCCTCAGTCAATCACCAGAAACTCCTGtctctaattccactagacaatCACCAGAATCATCAGTCCCTAATTCCACCAGACAACCATCAGTAGCACCAGTCCCTAGCTTCTCCAAGAAACCACCAGAATCCTCTGTCCCTAGCTCTAATAAGCAATCGGCATCAATAGTTGTAACCCCAGGATTCATTGAAGAAGAGAATAATGATCCCAtcaaaaaaaaacctccaagcTCTTCTGCCAGTTCAATAGCTGGGGTGTTAATTGGCACAATTCTGACTTTTATGATAGTAGCTATAGTTGTGATTGTACTCTGGAAATGCTTCAGAAAACCAATCCTCCATGATCAAAACTGGGCTGGCCGGTCTCCCTTTGCTGATGGAGAAACTCCTGATTTGTGTGTGGACTacagcagagaaaacagaaaatccATAAAACGTTCATCAATTGTTTCACTTGAGATCTGGAAACCAAACAAAAGTATGCTCTTAGCAGATGATTTGGATGTCAAATTATTTGAATCGAGTGAAAATCTTGAGGAGTGTCCTAAGTCTGacacagagaaaatgaaagaccCACCAAATGGCATATCAGAGGACAGTACTGACAGATCAACCATTGGCACCGCCATTTCTTCTTCAGAGGAGACAGAATTGAATCCAGCTCCAGCTCTTCCTGCTTTAGAAGAGCCAGGAAATCAGAATCCTGACTCATCTAACATGCCTCTAAGTGATTTCTCTCATCTACCACCTCCTGTGGACAGTCTCGATTCCGAGGTCAGGCCTCCTCTCCCTGACTCGTTTACACTGCCCCCACCTCCAGAAGACCTTCTCAACAGTCAGGAGGAATACAGCACAAAATCCCCTAATTCAGTTTCATCAACATTAGAGACCCAGTTCCCTATTCCGCCTGACTCTAGCCAACAAGCGTTGGATGAATCGCTGCCACCACCACCCACAGAATTATTGTGA